A part of Thermoanaerobaculum aquaticum genomic DNA contains:
- a CDS encoding sensor histidine kinase: MPLTHAERRLVGALLAQAALALENSLLLADLYRQVEQHRLLEEYLERVFESAAAALLICDASGLVLRANQRAQALLAGEAGSIHGRRLGELVVLPESWPLLPERAAGVQVRIPGERERVGVLSVSTVELQPGQRDGRVVAMEDITQQLALEHKLAQQERMAALGRLAAGLAHEVNTPVTGIASYAQLLRELTPAHDPRASLVEKIEEQAFRVARIVTNLLELARPAGFERALVDLAAVAREEWLSVRSEAKRAGIQCLCRVPDTLPLRANRVQLELVVHNLLRNALQATPPGGQVEVEVWEENGTAVLEVRDTGPGIPEELRSAVFEPFVTTRAGQGGTGLGLAITQDIVRAHGGRIEVRPREPHGTVMHVELPREGEQHAHPHH; this comes from the coding sequence ATGCCCCTCACCCATGCCGAACGGCGGCTGGTGGGGGCGCTTTTAGCCCAAGCTGCCCTGGCCCTGGAAAACAGCTTGCTGCTCGCCGACCTTTACCGGCAAGTGGAGCAGCACCGCTTGCTTGAAGAGTACCTGGAGCGCGTTTTCGAGTCGGCCGCCGCGGCGCTGTTGATTTGTGATGCTTCCGGGCTGGTGCTGCGGGCGAACCAGCGGGCGCAGGCGCTTTTGGCCGGCGAGGCTGGCTCCATCCACGGCCGGCGGCTGGGGGAGCTGGTGGTGCTCCCCGAGTCCTGGCCGCTCCTGCCCGAGCGCGCCGCCGGTGTGCAGGTGCGGATCCCGGGGGAAAGGGAGCGGGTGGGGGTGCTGTCGGTGTCCACGGTGGAGCTGCAGCCGGGCCAAAGGGATGGCCGGGTGGTGGCCATGGAGGACATCACCCAGCAGCTGGCCCTGGAGCACAAGCTGGCCCAGCAGGAGCGCATGGCGGCCCTCGGTCGCCTGGCGGCGGGGCTCGCCCATGAGGTGAACACACCGGTGACCGGCATTGCCTCTTACGCTCAGCTCCTGCGGGAGCTCACCCCCGCCCACGACCCGCGGGCTTCGCTGGTGGAGAAAATCGAGGAGCAAGCCTTCCGCGTGGCCCGCATCGTCACCAACCTGCTGGAGCTTGCCCGGCCCGCCGGTTTTGAGCGGGCGCTGGTGGACCTGGCGGCGGTGGCCCGGGAGGAGTGGCTGTCCGTGCGTTCGGAGGCCAAGCGGGCGGGCATTCAGTGCCTTTGCCGGGTCCCCGATACCCTGCCCCTCCGCGCCAACCGCGTGCAGCTGGAGCTGGTGGTGCACAACCTGCTGCGCAACGCCCTGCAAGCCACCCCACCCGGTGGTCAGGTGGAGGTGGAGGTTTGGGAGGAGAACGGCACCGCGGTACTGGAGGTGCGGGATACGGGTCCTGGCATCCCCGAGGAGCTCCGCTCGGCGGTCTTTGAGCCGTTCGTAACCACCCGCGCCGGCCAGGGCGGTACCGGCTTAGGCTTAGCCATCACCCAGGACATCGTGCGCGCCCACGGCGGGCGCATTGAGGTACGGCCACGGGAGCCCCACGGCACGGTAATGCACGTGGAGCTGCCGCGGGAGGGAGAACAGCATGCGCATCCTCATCATTGA
- a CDS encoding sigma-54-dependent transcriptional regulator: MRILIIDDEPVLQDVLATLLRREGFAVVQATTAAEGLKAFEEQEVDLVLLDLMLPDRPGLEVLKELKSKDPEVCVIVITAFSSVESAITAMREGAFHYIPKPFKNQEVVLTVRKGLEQRQLRKENRVLRQRLEGLDRMVWRSQAMEEIIELVRRAAPSRSNILLTGESGTGKELLARAIHQLSPRAQGPFIVVNTSSVPHDLLETTLFGHVRGAFTGAVATKKGLFELADGGTIFLDEIGTVPLPTQAKLLRVIQEREFIPVGGEHVVRVDVRIIAATNADLQHMVAEGTFREDLYYRLNVITIKLPPLRERKEDIPALASFFLKRFGEENGKPHLTLSPRALDVLMAYHWPGNVRQLENVIERAVVLSPGPVIEPDLFPAEVLQPPSQPVEVSVPADGLDLKEAVNRYTKALIEASLARCGGVQRRAAQLLGVRPSTLNEMIRRLGITAEPAGGVARSSEKLS; encoded by the coding sequence ATGCGCATCCTCATCATTGACGACGAACCGGTTTTGCAGGACGTGCTGGCCACGCTTTTGCGGCGGGAGGGTTTTGCGGTGGTGCAGGCCACCACCGCCGCCGAAGGCCTCAAGGCCTTCGAGGAGCAGGAAGTGGACCTGGTGCTCCTGGACCTCATGCTTCCCGACCGTCCGGGGCTGGAGGTGCTCAAGGAGCTCAAGAGCAAGGACCCGGAAGTGTGCGTGATCGTGATTACCGCCTTTTCTTCCGTGGAATCGGCCATCACCGCCATGCGGGAAGGGGCTTTCCACTACATCCCCAAGCCCTTCAAGAACCAAGAGGTGGTGCTCACCGTGCGCAAGGGCCTGGAGCAACGCCAGCTGCGCAAGGAAAACCGCGTGCTGCGCCAGCGGCTGGAGGGCCTGGACCGCATGGTCTGGCGCTCCCAAGCCATGGAGGAAATCATCGAGCTGGTGCGCCGGGCAGCGCCCTCCCGCTCCAACATCCTGCTCACCGGAGAATCGGGTACCGGCAAGGAGCTTTTGGCCCGCGCCATCCACCAGCTTTCCCCCCGGGCGCAAGGGCCTTTCATCGTGGTGAACACCAGCTCGGTCCCCCATGACCTTTTGGAAACCACCCTTTTTGGCCACGTGCGCGGCGCTTTTACCGGTGCGGTGGCCACCAAGAAGGGGCTTTTTGAGCTGGCCGACGGCGGCACGATCTTTTTGGACGAAATTGGCACCGTGCCCTTGCCCACCCAGGCCAAGCTGCTGCGGGTCATTCAAGAGCGGGAGTTCATCCCGGTAGGTGGTGAGCACGTGGTGCGGGTGGACGTGCGCATCATTGCCGCCACCAACGCCGATCTCCAGCACATGGTGGCCGAGGGCACCTTCCGGGAAGACCTTTATTACCGCCTCAACGTCATCACCATCAAGCTGCCGCCGCTGCGCGAGCGCAAGGAGGACATCCCGGCGCTAGCCAGCTTTTTCCTCAAGCGCTTTGGCGAGGAAAACGGCAAGCCCCACCTGACGCTTTCCCCCCGGGCTCTGGACGTGCTCATGGCCTACCACTGGCCGGGTAACGTGCGGCAGCTGGAAAACGTCATCGAGCGGGCGGTGGTGCTGTCGCCAGGTCCGGTCATTGAACCCGACCTTTTCCCGGCGGAGGTGCTGCAGCCCCCCAGCCAGCCGGTGGAGGTGAGCGTGCCCGCCGACGGTTTGGACCTCAAGGAAGCGGTCAACCGCTACACCAAAGCGCTCATTGAGGCCTCCCTGGCCCGCTGCGGGGGGGTCCAGCGGCGGGCAGCCCAGCTTTTGGGTGTGCGCCCCTCCACCCTCAACGAGATGATCCGGCGGCTGGGGATCACCGCCGAACCCGCCGGCGGCGTGGCCAGGAGCAGCGAAAAGCTCAGCTAA